The window TGATGTCATTTGTGCATCTTGGCTCCAAATGTCCTCACAAAATGCAACTGATCTCCCAACACTTGATATGTTCTGCAGGATCACACATTCATCTCTTCTACTTCTTCCTGTAACCATAGGCTCCGATTACAATCTTTCttcatgtttttatatttatacccaTCTTTTCGACATTGTCCACTCAGCTTTCTGTTCACACTCGTTTAACCAGAGTGTTTCTGTTTATGATTCCAGCCATGGTGTGGTGCGAGCGGGGAATCCAGGTGCTTCTCACCACTGTGGGAGCATTCGCAGCCTTCGCCTTGATGACCGTGGCCATTGGCACGGACTACTGGCTGTACGCTCGGGCCTTTATCTGCAACAGCACTGCCAACTCCTCTCAGGATGACCCCCACAACAAGGACAAGAAGGATCCTGGAGCCCTCACCCACTCCGGCCTCTGGAGGATTTGCTGCCTGGAAGGTAAGTGAGCGGCTGTGTTTGCGTGTGGGGACGAAGGAATGGGCCATGTATGTACGGAAGGAGGAAATGATGCATGAAGGAGGTCCCCACCTGTGCAGTTCACGCAAGTGATCCATGGAAGTTAAATTGCAGATGGGAAAATGGTTGGATTTGAGATTGTGTCATACGGTCTGGATGGCCGACCTAACATTTGAGTTCTTTTTTGTAGCTCTGTTTTGATCAGTGCCACTTAATAGACATTTTTAGAGAGGCAGTTCAAGTGCTCAAGAGCTTTTTCAAGTACATTTTATGCATAACCATGACTGAACATGTCGGGAAGGatagtttggggtcggtaagatttttaaaatgtttttgaaataagtcacttatgtttatttgatcaaaaatacagtaaatcagtaaaattgtgaaaatatttgtactatttaaaataactgttttctagtttaatatgttttaaaatgtaatttattcctgtaatgcaacgctgaattttcagcatcattactccagtcttcagtgtcacacaatccttcagaaatcattttaatatgctaatttggtgcttaagaaacatttattattattaatgttaaaaacagttgtgctgccttatattttttgattcttttttttttaattctttaataaataaaaacaacatttaactgaaatagaaatcttttgtaacattgtaaaatttgaatgtcactttcgatcaatttaatgcacccttactgaataaaagtattaatttcctaaatttcagtcattttatgacatttaaattgcaatttaaaGAAATCAGAATCAAATCATTACAGAATTAAGCAGTGAGGTGACTATATTCACAAAATAACATGGCATCAAATGCCTTATTGCttttacaaaattactaaaacataaaaaaatattaaggacACAGATTCTCTTTGAAATTTTATCACATGATCACAATCAACAGTCACTGTCACTACAAATGTCAACTTGTGATTCAGTGTTGGCATTTTTTCTCCAATGGAATATTTTTCTTCCTGACTGCATTTAGATTCACTCATATTTAataatttgtgactctggaccacaaaactagcacaaaaatacattgtatgggtcaaaatttcgATTTTTGTCTATACATTagaaaaatcattagaatattaagtaaagatcatgttccatgaagctattttgtttatttcctatatcaaaacttaattttttattagtaatatgcattgctaaaaactttatttcttagcgattaattttctcaatattttgattttgttgcaccctcagattccagattttcaaatagttgtatctcagccaaatattgtcctatcctaacatccacacatcaatagaaaagcttatttattcagctttcagatgatgtataagtctcaattaaaaaaaataaatacccttatgactgtttttgtggtcctgggtcacatgattcgtcaaaaaaaaaaaaagtgttaccaCATAAGGTACATTTTAGGTTTAGGAAGCTTGTTGCTATAGTAGAAACAAACCCAGTCCACTGAGTCAGAACCCTAACACAAACTGATTTTGCTGTCTAGCTTTAGGGTTGCTTTAACATTATCAAAAGCATTGTGGGAAGCGCTGCCTCCAGATCCTTTTAACCACTGGGCTCTGCAATGCGGGGTACTCATGTTAAAGCTAGTTGTTTTAACGGTACAGTACCTCGTTTGCTCTAGCCAGGTCTCAGGAGATAGGTTTGAAACAAAAATGGGCTGAATTGTTTCCATTTGCATTAGAAACCTAGAAGAGTACATGTCAATGGCTATGATTATGTGGTGAGTCATCGCAGGTCAAAGGTGCCATGCTGCTCTCGCGTTGCATTTGCAGTATAATCAAACCAGACAAAAACAAAGTCATTTCGACTTATTATATCGCTCACTTTGGTTCTCTGCTTTACTGTATATAGCGCAAAATGaactgttttttaaagggaacatATCatgaaaaaatgattttttttttttatgtttaagtaCTTTAATCAGgtccccggtgcatctaccaacccagaaaatgtgaaaaaggacaaaccagtaactttgttttggtaagcctttctttCAAGCATGTGACAAAAACGAGCCCCTCAGATTTTGCTCCCTCCGTGATGTAGAAAGGGTACCAGGTTATCAGTTCTAACTCTATGGCaaaagttcgagcaaagcatgctaactgttctgtcattggctgcacagacgagcacagaacactatttagagccTCAGAGGAAACAAGCGAgtagtggatttattgatttgtttactGTATATTAAGCTGCTGCCACACAGGTCTAATATAAActtgtgatttctttcccagctgtttaccttcacagatataactgactgtttttgtaactcatgtgtgttttaacataaactgtgtatttgacagtttaagcacgcGCAAtatgacatgaaagagaacttagtttgtactaaatatttgtactatttttttctagtttaatatgttttataatgtaatttattcctgtgatgcaacactgaaatttcagcatcattactccggtcttcagtgtcacacaatccttcagaaataattttaatatgctaaattggtgcttaagaaacatttattattattaacgttaaaaacagatgtgctgcctaatattttcatggaaaccatgaaatgtttttttcataattctttaataaacatttaactgaaatagaaatattttgtaacattgtaaaagtctttgtcacttttgatcaatttaatgcacccttactgaataaaagtattaatttcctaaaTTTCAGTTCTTTTATGACATTTAAATTTCAATTTAAAGAAACCAGAATCAAATCATTACTCAAATGCCGTGTGACAGTCGCTTTCTGTGCGCATGCTTCGGATGTGTGCATTTAGAAAAACgtttatcagaagtttaaactgattttACTTTAAAACGCATGGTTttaactagggatgctcatttcggttaattttcctgaccgacaaccgctgctcgttatccgaacattaatcgttaactgataaaattagaataataaattagtttaaaataaaatagaatgcacgagtatctgtgatgacacattaaaaatacaagaaaatgttttattttaacgtgcaaacagcagcatacagagcaacaacaaaaactgtattgacatatacttaaattatcacgcatcagcagcggttctgagaacagagaaaatctgaatgaaaaaaaataataataatataaataggcctacactaaatatgtataaattaaataactacctaataaagatgacaaaactaaaacacactgaatccttttatgcgctttgaagaactgtaccggtcttattcttctcgtcggacataaaaatatatagcaggccagccaatacctcagtgtgcctagtttttaacatgaggacatgctgtacggataggcaggaccgctgcctgttaactcttagatccgcgaaaaaaacaccatcacaaaaaccctttcaatttgcggtttgggacttccatccactgtcatatgcttgtggagaagcgcgtgttttacagcgttcagcaatagccaatcacagacatgtatgttgatttgattatcactgtggccaatcagaggaggctatgttacaatccactcaccaaccaaagtgccggtttcagttttgctgacttctacactttcgcgaactctcttattaaaacaaagaaagtgttggcattatataaataagagattaattgtgcagtgtactgtaaaggttattttattactttttaataactttatgagattgcgatgaactactctaggatgagtgatagctttccattgactgtaacgggagcgcctattgcgcactttctagactataattcattcagaatttgaatacattcactcacggattcactctctgataacccaataacgccacttgccattgagttgcatatactacatctgtttactaagtaaaggtgaagcaaaatatgtctatacagccacactgcacgtgtcgacacgcgcgcgtgagtaaacagataacttacaaatagcattatttctttcaccatgcagcaaacgtaaaaaaaaaaaaaaaaaagaatagaaaaaaacccttttaaaccgtttaactgatagtaataatcggttaaaattcttactgtcggttaacggttaaacggtcaatatgagcatccctagttttaACGTGAcatacatgataatcaaaaccaaacagaagtttttttggcagagtatctgaggtacgatTTTGGAAAaggggtggggagcagcagctcatttgcattcaaagagtcatgcatgaaaacagcatgtttctgcttccactcaaaacaggcatatttaaaaaaatataatatatgatCTGAGGGGTATTTTTAGCTGAAACTTTAAATATATACTAGGGaaacctgagacttatattacatcttgtaaaaaggggcatactACGCCTCCTTTACTTTAATATGAATACTTTTTGCAATAATAATTATGTTGCAAAAATCTACACATTGTCATATAACTGATAAAATATATTAAGTAAGTAAGTGATATTGATTCAGCAACAGACATGAGGGACTCTGAAAGATTCTAAACAGTAATTCATGAGTTTGTGATTCTTTTTGAACAActgttcaaaagagtcatttgttcatgaaacaAACTACATTGGTCGCACTAAacgcatacatacaaaattatttcagtcatttaaaaaaacagttttattgtaCTTTTTGGACTGTTTTTCAGACTGAATTTTGCATCAACATGTTGTCTAAAGTGAATGGTTTATATCACACTGCATGACGCCTTTGACCTGGGGTGACTCACAGCCATTGACATCTACTCTAAATCCATTTCCAACAAAACAGCTCACCGACTGTTTCCCTGCACTCCATTCAAACACCTTCTTTTTTCTTTCAGccttttgtcagttttatttttaggGACATTGAGAAATAAGACGGGCGGGCTGAACTCAAACAAGTATTGCATCACCGATGCTAAGTGCTACTTTATTTAGTTCATTCATTACgcctctgtgtatcaattgccgaaCGCTGAACGCATGTGCTgaatgcacgtgatggagatttactactaatcaaagtaccggcttcattgacaaaACGCGCCTCAcgacatcgtgcgattaatcgtgcagccctatctcTGATTCTCTTTAGGGTTGAAAAGAGGAGTGTGTTCCCAGATTAATCATTTCCCAGAGGATGCTGATTATGACCAGGATGCTGCAGAGTACCTTTTACGTGAGTCAGGAGTTTTGATTTGTGCATATGGATTATAATTGATTTTTGCATTGtaaatatccacctttttcttcaacgcaaaagaaagcctatgggtgagactttcgGTTCTTTAGCTGCTATAGGGAagtaatgagaagaataacaatgtgcagtaaacgataaaacagtttgcactacaaaacaGTGTGTTCAtgataaagtttaaaataattaaaatttaaataacatggtaagacacaacaatttgcaatatcaagcagcaaaacgagctgttttgtatagctaaaaatagctgggcacaaatgagaccggaagcctgacccataaaatttacaaaggaCCAGTCCATTTGAACATATATGTTTTGACCATTTTTGTTGTGTGTTATTTTTTCTTCTCAGGTGTAGTCAGGGCCTCCAGTATATTTCCTATCCTCAGTGCCATATTATTGCTGCTAGGTGGAGTGTGTGTGGCGTCTAGTCGGTTCTACAAGACCAAAAGACACATCATTTTGGGAGCAGGCATTTTGTTTGTAGTGGCAGGTAACATTTCTCATTATGACACTTGTAATTTGTGATGGTGAATTCACTAAACTGTTTTTAAACCGTATTTATTTTGATCTAAACTACCTAATATCCAGTGAATTATCAGTGttactgttaactaaaactaaagctattaaaaatctttttcatttatttaaatgaagctgaaataataataaagttaatatAAGACTTATATAGATGAAACCCTTAAAAAGTAAAAAGATCATTTAAAAagtgctaaaattactaaaaactaaattaaaaaataaataaattaaagctaaataaatctaaagcaaaaaatatatatattagcacaatataattataacattttaaactaaaatgaaaactgaaaatataaaactaaaagaaATAACATATACTATAATGATAACActgatttttttgttattaaaaatatacactaccagtcaaaacagtaagatttgttggacagtctcttctgctcaccaaacctgcatttatatgatccaaaatgcagtaaaagcagtaatattgtgaaatatttgtactatttaaaataactgctttctatttgaatatatttcaaaatgtaatttatttctgtaatcaaagctaaattttttagcataattactccagtctccagtgtcacatgatccttcagaaatcattctaatattctgatttgctgttcaagaaacatttaatattattaatattattatcaatatttgagtaacagttgagtaattttttttttcaggattatttgatgaatagaaagatccaaagatcagcatttatctgaaataaacttttgtaacattatatatacactatatatactgtatactataccattcaaaagcttggaatcagtgtaaattttttttagaaaagaaattatagaaattaatacttttatttagcaaggatgatgttaaagtaatttataatgttacaaaagatttctatttccaataaatgctgttcttctgaactttctattcatcaaagaaacctgaaaaaaatctgctcagctgttttcaacataataataataataaatattttttgagtgGCAAATGaggatattggaatgatttctgaaggatgaagtgaatggaataatgatgctaaaattcagctttgaaatcacaggaataaattatattttaaaatatattcaaatagaaaacttatttcaaattatttcaatatttcaatattttgctatactttggatcaaatgaatgcaggcttggtgagcagaagagacttttttgtaatgtacatataattttaattattaaaaaaaaaagtcagtatttaagtcatattttaaaataattaaatgtaaattaatccattgttttgttttttttcagaacAAACCGACCTCATTTCTATGCAAACTAGGTTTAATGTAACGCATTATTCAATCAGTGCTATTACTCTGGTGCAGTTTATATTTAGCTGTTATGGAGTTATATTCATTAAACAGAATTTAGAACTGTGATTCATTCTTAGTGAATTCACCCCAGAGTGTTTAAATCCTTGCTTTGCATTAAAAATCAAACTATTGTCCTAAACAAGCATTTTGTCTTCAATTTGATCCAGGTCTGAGCAACATCATAGGCGTCATTGTATACATCTCAGCGGCGCTCAGCGACATCTCCCCGAAGAAGGACGAGGACAAGAAGTGGCACTACTCCTACGGCTGGTCCTTCTATTTCGGCGGGCTGTCGTTCATCCTGGCGGAAGTGGTGGGCGTGCTGGCCGTCAACATTTACATCGAGCGCAACAAAGAACTGCGCTGCCGCTCGCGCACCGACCTCTTCCGCAGCACGACCTCAGCCGTGTTACGCCTACCAGGATATCGCTTCCGCCGGCGCTCCTCTCGCTCAAGCTCGCGCTCCACGGCAGAGCCGACCCGCTCCCGTGAGCAGTCCCCCACCTCCGCCATCGCTCCCAAGAACTTCGGCCCGCCCCTGGCCGCCGGCCCACCACCCTTTTCCGTAGCCACACTTCCCAATCCGCACACGCACTCTGGAGGAGGGATGGGGGATATATCCATGTACACGCTAGGCAGGGAAGGCAAGCCGCCCATGTATGGAACAGTCGACCGTGCCACGCTCTACCAGCTGCACAATTACTTTCCGACGAAGGAGGGCGGCGGAGGAGCCCTCATGACGGGAACGCTGCCTTCGCTCTCC of the Garra rufa chromosome 17, GarRuf1.0, whole genome shotgun sequence genome contains:
- the cacng8a gene encoding calcium channel, voltage-dependent, gamma subunit 8a encodes the protein MDGKGRHIPPAMVWCERGIQVLLTTVGAFAAFALMTVAIGTDYWLYARAFICNSTANSSQDDPHNKDKKDPGALTHSGLWRICCLEGLKRGVCSQINHFPEDADYDQDAAEYLLRVVRASSIFPILSAILLLLGGVCVASSRFYKTKRHIILGAGILFVVAGLSNIIGVIVYISAALSDISPKKDEDKKWHYSYGWSFYFGGLSFILAEVVGVLAVNIYIERNKELRCRSRTDLFRSTTSAVLRLPGYRFRRRSSRSSSRSTAEPTRSREQSPTSAIAPKNFGPPLAAGPPPFSVATLPNPHTHSGGGMGDISMYTLGREGKPPMYGTVDRATLYQLHNYFPTKEGGGGALMTGTLPSLSKSNLAASTNATLNTSSSSGPQQAPLSAGSSATMERDRGLGTLDRLGKGDSSNTNTLNRRTTPV